One Thermoanaerobacter pseudethanolicus ATCC 33223 genomic window, AGTGTGCAATCAGTAATTCAAGGGGGACTTTATGAGGTTATAACCTATGGATTAGAGGAACAAAATGGTATTTTATCCCATAATGCTTTAAGTAGTGTACTAGAGTTAATAGAGGAAAGTGATGTTATTGCTATAGGACCAGGATTGACTCATGATAGAGATATTTCACAATTGGTATATGACATTGTAAAAAATACGGATAAGCCTGTAGTTTTAGATGCTGATGCTCTCAATGCTTTGGTAGGAAGATTGGAAGTTATACAAGGTAAAAAAATTATTCTAACTCCCCATTATGGCGAAATGTCAAGATTGACAGGCCTAAAAATTGATGAGATTAAGAATAATCTTTTTGAAGTAGCAAAAACTTTTATTGATAGGTATAAAGTGACACTTGTACTTAAAGGTGCTAAAACTGTAATAGCGACAAAAGAAGGAAGCATATATATAAATAGCACAGGCAACCCTGGAATGGCAACTGCTGGTAGTGGAGATGTTTTGGCAGGAATGATTACAGCTTTTTTGGCTCAAGGGTTTAGCGAAGAAAAAGCAGCAATTTATGGGATATTTTATCATGGAAAGGCAGGAGATATTGCTAAAGAATATGTAGGAGAGTATGGAATGACAGCGATGGATATCCTTGAGAACATTCCGGAGGCTCTTAAATGTAGTTTGTAAGAGGGTGAGAGTTGTTGAAAAAGAGCTTTTTTGTAATTGTTTTTGTGCTTATATTTCTTCTTTCAGGGTGTGGAATAAAAGCAAAAAAAGTTAAAGATCCTTTTATTTCTATTAAAGAACAATTAGATAAATTAGAAAGTTATACTGCCACAGCAATTGTAGAGCTTTATAACAACAAGATAGGTAACAAATTTTCAGTTGTGCAGTTTTATAAAAAAGGTAAATTTCGCTTAGAAGTTTTAGAGGAAAGTGGGAGTCCGGATAAAATTATTGTATATGACGGCAAAAGAAGTTATGTGTATTTTGCAAAGGTGAATCAAGTTTTTGTAGCAGAAAATACAGAAGAGATTCCTTTGTATTCGCTGATTACTTCTTTTATAAAAAACTATATTAATTCAGGTGGAGAGATAGAAAAAAGAGAGATGGATAAATTTTATTTAATAACAGTTCCTATTTTGGATAAAAATATTTTCATGTACAAAGAACAAATGGCTTTTTCTAAAGAGGATTTGACACCTAAAGAATTGACAATTTTTGATATTAATAATGAAATTTTTTCAAAAATTACTTATAAGGATTATAAATATAACCCTGAGATAAATGACAAGTTATTTACTAAGGATAGCGTAACGACGTTAGCGGGAAATCTTTTAGATTCTCCAGTAATAGAAATAGATGCAAAAGAGGTTTATAAATATTGCGGCATAAATCCTGTAATGCCTGTGTATTTACCACAAGGCTTTAAACTTTTAAATGTATTAGTGAATGTTAATGAAAATAATGGAGTTACTTTTGTGTATACTTTGGGTAAGAATTTGATGGAAATTTTTGAGACTGTGGTTGACCAAAACGAAATAGTTAATGAAAAAGGATTTCTTTTGAGTGAAGGAGTGTATTATAAAGAAAAAGACAATGGGGAAAAGGAATATACTACGATGGTAAATGGTATTCAAATAAAAATTACAGTAACAGGAGATTTGAGTGAAGAAGAGATACTTAAGGTGATAAAATCCTTGAGGTGAAAAACAAAAGGGGGATTTTTAATGTTTGATAATATAAGGCCAACAAGAGCAGAAATATATTTGGATAATATAGTGCATAATTTGAGTGAAGTAAAGAGATGGGTGGGGAAGAAAGTAAAAATAATGGGGGTAGTGAAAGCCAATGCTTATGGTCATGGAGCTTGTCAAGTAGCAAAGGTTTTAATAGAAAATGGGGTTTCTTATTTGGGAGTAGCTACAATAGAAGAGGCGTTAGAATTAAGGGAATGCGGAATTAATATTCCCATACTCGTTTTTGGATATACGCCTTTACCTCAGGCCAAAGAATTAATTGTGCACAATATAACTCAAACTGTTTTTGATATAAACTATGTTAAAGACTTAGAAAGAATTGCCTTAAATGTGGGTAAGAAGGCTAAAGTTCATGTAAAAGTTGATACAGGTATGGGACGGATAGGATATACAGATTTAAATGTAGCTGAAAAAGAGATAGAAAAAATGATGGAAATGGAAGGGGTAGAGGTAGAAGGCATATTTAGTCATTTTGCTACTTCTGATGAAAAAGATAAAACATATGCTGAACAACAGTTTGATATGTTCAAGAAATTGTTAGAAAGCTTAAAGCAAAAAGAGATAAACATTCCTTTAAAGCATATAGCTAACAGTGGAGCAATTATTGACCTTAAATATACTTATTTAGACATGGTAAGGCCAGGAATAGTTCTATACGGTAGTTATCCTTCAGAAAATGTTGAAAGACCATTGGATTTAAGACAGACTATGGGTTTTAAAACTAAAATAGTGTATATAAAAGAAGTACCTGAAGGTACTTCCATTAGTTATGGAAGGACATTTATAACTAAAAGAAAAAGCAAAATTGCCACATTGCCTGTAGGATATGCTGATGGTTTTAATAGATTACTCTCTAATAATCATCATGTCTTAGTAAAAGGGAAATATGCTCCTGTAATTGGGAGAATTTGTATGGACCAAACGATGTTAGATGTCACCGATATAGAAGGAGTAGAAGTAGGTGATGATGTAACTATTTTTGGAAATCAAGATGGAGAAAAAATAACAGCAGAGGAGATTGCTAAAAAATTAAATACTATACCTTATGAAGTATATTGTGGAATATCTAGAAGGGTACCTCGAATATATATTTACAAAGGAGAGGTAATTGAGGTAAAAAATTATTTAAAAATTTGACTTTTATAGTATAAAATTTACAAATGATTGACATCATTATATATAGTAATATATAATAAATTATATAAGTGCGTAAGGAGGTCCTAAAAGTGGGCGAAACAAAGCGAATACTTGTAAGCTTGCCGCAAAGTTTATTAGAAGAAGTTGATGTTCTTGCCGCTATGGAAAACAGGAATCGCAGTGAATTTATAAGAGAAGCGATGAAATTATATATACGCGAGAAGAAAAAAATTCAAATACGAGAGAGCATGAAAAAGGGATATCTTGAGATGGCAGCAATTAACAGTGAACTTGCGGAAATGGGCCTAACCGCAGAAAACGAATGTTTTACAGGATATGAAATGAAATTGAAAAAGTGTGATTAACTATGGTGATAAAGAGGGGAGACATTTTTTATGCCGATTTAAGCCCTGTAATAGGCTCTGAACAGGGCGGAATTCGGCCTGTACTTATAATTCAAAATGATATTGGTAATAAATATAGTCCAACAGTAATAGTAGCGGCAATTACATCTCAGATTAACAAAGCCAAATTGCCCACTCATGTTGAAATAAATGGGGCAGAATATGGACTTAACAAAGATTCTGTAGTATTATTGGAGCAAATAAGGACTATTGACAAAAAACGTTTAAGAGAAAAAATTGGTCATTTTGACCAGGAAATGATGGAGAAAGTCAATGAAGCTTTGCAAATAAGTTTAGGGTTGATTGATTTTTAAAAGGTTAACTAATTATAAGGCAGCGCTTAGCGCTGTTTTTTTGTACGGCGAAAAAAGTTTTATGATATAATTATAATTAAAGTCTTTTATAGTTTTTCCTTTAAAAAAGAGAATAGAATTTTTATCCTTTATGTTAGTAATAAATTCATAAACACAAGAAGGATATACGAATAAGATGTCTAAATATTTAGATGAGTTAAGGGAAAAAACCAAAAAGAATTTTGATATATTATTTGAGCACAATATTTCTTAAGCGAGGATGAAATAATAAGTCTTATAAAAGATTGCTACTATTCAAAAACTAACAGAATCTTTAAGGAGGATATTATGAAAATTACCGCTAAAAAAATAATAATAGATTTTTTTGGGGTTAGTGTAGGAACATTACTTGTGGCTTTATCCTTAGATTTGTTTTTGGCACCTAACAAAATTGCTCCTGGTGGAGTAAGTGGACTTGCAGTTGTTCTACAACATTTGTTTGGATGGCCAATAGGAGCAGTTACCTTGGCAATAAATATTCCGCTTTTTATCATCTCGACTAAAGCTTTAGGAACAGGTTTTGGAGCTAAAACACTTTATTCAACTATTTTATTAGGTGTTTCTATTGATGCATTGGCTTTTTTAAAACCTCTTACCCATGATACAATATTGGCGGCAGTATATGGTGGTATAATAATGGGTGTAGGGATAGGTATTGTGATAAAATATGGAGCAACAACTGGTGGAACAGACATGGCTGCTATGACTTTGCATAAATACATACACTTTTTAAGTGTGGGCAGAATACTGCTTATAATAGACTTTGTAATAATAACTTTAGCAGGCATAGTTTTTAGCCCGGAACTTGCCCTTTATGCTTTAGCTACTGAATTTATTTCTATCAAAGTTATTGACCTCATACAAGAAGGTAGTGGCGATGAGAGAATTGCTATAATTATTTCTGATAGGTATGAGGAAATTAGTAAATCAATATTGGAGGAAATGGAAAGGGGGGTAACAGAACTAAAAGGAAGAGGGGGTTATTCAAAAAAGGACAAAAATGTTTTGTTGTGTGTTGTAACTCGTAGAGAAGTTACAACCTTAAGAAGCCTTGTGAAAAGAATAGACCCCAACGCTTTCATGATATTATCAACAGCCCATGAAGTTTTAGGAGAAGGATTTAAAAACATGTGAAATGGAGGTATTGGTATGGACAAAGAATTTTTAAAGCAAAAGGCAAAAGAAGTGAGAATAGACATCATAAACATGTTGGCAGAAGCAGGATCTGGCCATCCTGGGGGGTCATTATCCTGTGCAGATATTTTAACCCTGCTCTATTTTGACAAAATGAATGTAAAGCCTGACAATCCCAAATGGGAAGATAGGGACAGACTTGTGCTTTCAAAAGGTCATGCAGCTCCTGCCCTGTATGCTGTATTAGCTGAAAAAGGGTTTTTCCCGAAAGAAGAGTTAAAAACTTTAAGAAAGCTTGGCTCAATACTTCAAGGGCATCCCGATATGAAATCCACACCGGGACTTGATATGACCACAGGGTCATTAGGGCAAGGACTTTCTGCTGCAAATGGAATGGCATTAGCAGGTAAATTAGATAAAAAGGGCTATAGAGTCTATGTAATATTAGGAGATGGAGAATTACAAGAAGGGCAAATATGGGAAGCAGCTATGACAGCAGCCCATTACAAATTGGACAACTTAACAGCAATACTTGACTTTAACGGCTTACAAATAGATGGCCCAAACAGAGAAGTAAAAAACATAGAACCAGTAAATGAAAAATTCAATGCTTTTGGATGGCACGTAATAGAAATAGACGGTCACGACTTTGACCAAATAGACAAAGCCATAGAAGAAGCAAAAGCTACAAAAGGAAAACCCACTTTGATAATAGCTCATACAATAAAAGGAAAAGGCGTATCCTTCATGGAAAATCAAGTAGGATGGCATGGCAGTGCGCCTAACGAAGAACAAAGACAAAAAGCTATACAAGAACTTGAAGGGAGTGGAGTATAAATGGCTATGGCGACAAGAGAAGCCTATGGGAAAGCCTTAGTAGAATTAGGCGCAAAAAACAAAAATGTAGTAGTATTAGATGCAGATTTATCAAAATCTACAAAGACGGCAGATTTTCAAAAAGTATATCCAGATAGATTTTTCAACATGGGAATATCAGAGCAAGACATGATGGTAACAGCAGCAGGACTTGCTACCTGTGGGAAAATTCCTTTTGCCAGCACTTTTGCCATATTTGCAACAGGAAGAGCATACGAGCAAGTGAGAAACTCCATAGGTTATCCACACTTAAATGTAAAAATAGCGGCAACCCATGCTGGTATAACAGTAGGAGAAGACGGGGCGACCCATCAATCAATAGAGGACATATCCCTTATGAGAGGAATACCAGGGATGGTAGTGATAAACCCTGCCGATGCAGAAGAAGCAAGACAAGCCATATTTGCGGCGGCAGAACACTATGGACCAGTATACATAAGGCTGGGGAGGATGGCAGTACCAGATATACATGACCAAAACTACAAATTCGAATTAGGGAAAGGTGAAGTAATAAGAGAAGGAAAAGACGTAGCGATAATAGCAACGGGGGTAATGGTGGCCATAGCGATTGAAGCAGCAGATAAACTAAAAGAAGAGGGAATAGAGGCGACAGTTGTCAATATACACACAATAAAGCCGATAGACAAAGATTTAATAGTAGAAGTAGCTAAAAAGACGGGCAAAGTTATAACAGCAGAAGAGCACAGCATAATAGGTGGGCTTGGTTCGGCGGTAGCAGAGGTTCTTTCAGAGGAATATCCAGTGAAGATAAAGAGAATTGGAATAAGAGATGAGTTTGGACAATCGGGTTCACCTAAAGAGCTTTTAAAACATTATGGTTTGACAGCGGAGGATATTGTAAAAGCAGCTAAGTCATTTTAAAAAATGCCAGGATTTAACCTGGCATTTTTTATCTATCAAAGTATATGTTTTTGCCTGTAGCAGAAAGAGGAATGCCTACCACAATCTCTCCTTCAATTAATTTTAACCTTCTTGCACTTACACCTATTCTATACATAACTCGATTATCCACATTCAAGAGACTGGCGGTTTTAACTGCAGACCCTACTGCTATTCCTAAGTCGATGAGCCTCCATGCACATATGGGACCTGCAAATTCTGTACCTTCTCTAAAATCCCTTAGACTAGTGCAAAGATTATAACCGCAAGCGCCGCAATTTAGTCCAACTTTTTCTGGTTTATTTAATGAAATTAAAAGTACTGCACTGGAGTTAGCGACGTTTTTTGCATCCCTGTCAAAATTTTTCTTTCCGGATTCTTCTCCATATTTCATCATATCCTCTTTTAATCTTATAAGGTCTTCACCTGTGATAACTTTTGTCTCTATAAAGTCTTTTCCAGTTGCTTTAGGCGCTGTTCTCGCTGATAATGCCATCAAATGAGCAGCTAATTCAATTACATCCATAATGTTTCCCTCCGTATTTTTAAGATGAATGCGTTATTTATTATAATTTTCCTATATTTTTTTACTTTTTGCAAGAAGGGTTGATAAAATTTTATCGAAAATTATTATTATATTTCTTTTTGTGATATAATATATCTGAATTACTTTACAATTTATAATAGAATATCACAATGGGGGTATATTATGTATACTAAAAGCAATTGTCTTATAGCACAATCGGGTGGTCCTACAGCTGTTATTAACTCCAGTCTGTATGGAGCTATAATGGAAGCTTCACGCTCAGAGAAAATTGATAAAGTTTATGGTGGGATAAACGGCATAGAAGGTATAATAAAAGGCAATATTATTGACATATTTGATATTCCCTATGAAAGAATAAAACAAATGAGATTTAGCCCTGCGGCTGCATTAGGGTCGTGCCGATATAGGCTAAAAGACTATTTAGAGGATGAAGAGGAATACAAAAAGTTAATAGAAATTTTTAAGAAATACAACATTAAATATTTTTTCTACATAGGTGGCAATGATTCTATGGATGCCGTTGACAAAATCAGTAAATATGCAAGAGAAATAGGTTTTGAAATAAATGTAATTGGAATTCC contains:
- a CDS encoding LolA family protein, which translates into the protein MLKKSFFVIVFVLIFLLSGCGIKAKKVKDPFISIKEQLDKLESYTATAIVELYNNKIGNKFSVVQFYKKGKFRLEVLEESGSPDKIIVYDGKRSYVYFAKVNQVFVAENTEEIPLYSLITSFIKNYINSGGEIEKREMDKFYLITVPILDKNIFMYKEQMAFSKEDLTPKELTIFDINNEIFSKITYKDYKYNPEINDKLFTKDSVTTLAGNLLDSPVIEIDAKEVYKYCGINPVMPVYLPQGFKLLNVLVNVNENNGVTFVYTLGKNLMEIFETVVDQNEIVNEKGFLLSEGVYYKEKDNGEKEYTTMVNGIQIKITVTGDLSEEEILKVIKSLR
- the alr gene encoding alanine racemase, which translates into the protein MFDNIRPTRAEIYLDNIVHNLSEVKRWVGKKVKIMGVVKANAYGHGACQVAKVLIENGVSYLGVATIEEALELRECGINIPILVFGYTPLPQAKELIVHNITQTVFDINYVKDLERIALNVGKKAKVHVKVDTGMGRIGYTDLNVAEKEIEKMMEMEGVEVEGIFSHFATSDEKDKTYAEQQFDMFKKLLESLKQKEINIPLKHIANSGAIIDLKYTYLDMVRPGIVLYGSYPSENVERPLDLRQTMGFKTKIVYIKEVPEGTSISYGRTFITKRKSKIATLPVGYADGFNRLLSNNHHVLVKGKYAPVIGRICMDQTMLDVTDIEGVEVGDDVTIFGNQDGEKITAEEIAKKLNTIPYEVYCGISRRVPRIYIYKGEVIEVKNYLKI
- a CDS encoding CopG family ribbon-helix-helix protein, encoding MGETKRILVSLPQSLLEEVDVLAAMENRNRSEFIREAMKLYIREKKKIQIRESMKKGYLEMAAINSELAEMGLTAENECFTGYEMKLKKCD
- a CDS encoding type II toxin-antitoxin system PemK/MazF family toxin, yielding MVIKRGDIFYADLSPVIGSEQGGIRPVLIIQNDIGNKYSPTVIVAAITSQINKAKLPTHVEINGAEYGLNKDSVVLLEQIRTIDKKRLREKIGHFDQEMMEKVNEALQISLGLIDF
- a CDS encoding YitT family protein codes for the protein MKITAKKIIIDFFGVSVGTLLVALSLDLFLAPNKIAPGGVSGLAVVLQHLFGWPIGAVTLAINIPLFIISTKALGTGFGAKTLYSTILLGVSIDALAFLKPLTHDTILAAVYGGIIMGVGIGIVIKYGATTGGTDMAAMTLHKYIHFLSVGRILLIIDFVIITLAGIVFSPELALYALATEFISIKVIDLIQEGSGDERIAIIISDRYEEISKSILEEMERGVTELKGRGGYSKKDKNVLLCVVTRREVTTLRSLVKRIDPNAFMILSTAHEVLGEGFKNM
- a CDS encoding transketolase, producing the protein MDKEFLKQKAKEVRIDIINMLAEAGSGHPGGSLSCADILTLLYFDKMNVKPDNPKWEDRDRLVLSKGHAAPALYAVLAEKGFFPKEELKTLRKLGSILQGHPDMKSTPGLDMTTGSLGQGLSAANGMALAGKLDKKGYRVYVILGDGELQEGQIWEAAMTAAHYKLDNLTAILDFNGLQIDGPNREVKNIEPVNEKFNAFGWHVIEIDGHDFDQIDKAIEEAKATKGKPTLIIAHTIKGKGVSFMENQVGWHGSAPNEEQRQKAIQELEGSGV
- a CDS encoding transketolase family protein, producing the protein MAMATREAYGKALVELGAKNKNVVVLDADLSKSTKTADFQKVYPDRFFNMGISEQDMMVTAAGLATCGKIPFASTFAIFATGRAYEQVRNSIGYPHLNVKIAATHAGITVGEDGATHQSIEDISLMRGIPGMVVINPADAEEARQAIFAAAEHYGPVYIRLGRMAVPDIHDQNYKFELGKGEVIREGKDVAIIATGVMVAIAIEAADKLKEEGIEATVVNIHTIKPIDKDLIVEVAKKTGKVITAEEHSIIGGLGSAVAEVLSEEYPVKIKRIGIRDEFGQSGSPKELLKHYGLTAEDIVKAAKSF
- a CDS encoding ferredoxin domain-containing protein, with translation MDVIELAAHLMALSARTAPKATGKDFIETKVITGEDLIRLKEDMMKYGEESGKKNFDRDAKNVANSSAVLLISLNKPEKVGLNCGACGYNLCTSLRDFREGTEFAGPICAWRLIDLGIAVGSAVKTASLLNVDNRVMYRIGVSARRLKLIEGEIVVGIPLSATGKNIYFDR